The segment GTTAAAGTATATGGAGGAAAAGAGTTTACTGGAGTCATGTATCAACTCCTTGATGGGTGGAGTTAAATTCTTAAAACTCTATGTAAAGGGTCTTGATTTCTCTCTCCGTTCatccaaaaatatctttttttgcaagtttttgaTATTACCCGGACTAGTTTTGGTCTGAATTTATGTGAAATGGCTGTTTTGTTTTATGGTTAATAGAGATACTTATAATGTCAGCTTAGGAAGAATGTACTGTTCCATtcctttattgttttgttggtgAGGAAAGAGAGTGAGAAGATAGAaaagttttctaattttttattttccaaaatgTTGAATAGTGAGGAACTCTTTTCAACCAGGTTAGAGTGAAAGTGTTTGGTTCTGCTGTTGTGATGTTTTCTCCtatcttgtttgtttgtttggctTTCGTTTTAGCAACCAAATGGAGAGTCTCAATGTTGCTGATTCTTTTGCTGTTTTCTCACTATGCTTTTTTATAGCCACATGCATGGTGAATGGCTTCTGTTTGAACTTATAGACATCTTGATTGATCATTAGTCAAATTGAGTATGGTTGTCATGGTGGTTCGATGGGAATTCTTAATTCAGCGTCCTAAGGAGTTTCCCTTCTGTCATTGTCATAGTTGCTCGTGCTTTACTTGCAAATATTGGACATATTGTTTTATGcaattcttcatttttctttacaaaatagCGTTTATGAGTCTCCAGATAGCCAAGTTCTTATCACTCATGACAATGGTAAATTGATGCATCTTCCAGGGAACTATGTGGGATATCTTGTTACTCCTTGATTAGGAAAGAacaccataataataataatattttagcaaTATGGACACTGAGAGTCCACTTAGAATGCCCTCCCATGAGTCAGCAACTTTTGTTCCATCAACTCCTATTATGGCAGTGGAGGATTTGGGATTTCTTAGAAACGGTCAAAGATTCCGTGGCAGTGGGAGAGATGCGGTCCCTAATCGAAGTGGAAGTGCACCCCCAAGCATGGAAGGCTCCTTTTTCGCAATAAACAACCTCATTTCTCAGCAAAATTCCAACCTTAATCCTAGGCTGGGGAGTTCAAACAATGCTCTTCTAGCTTTCAACTCAGAGAAGCAGTCATATCTATCTTATTATGGTACCGGTGCCAGCCCCAACCTCAGACTTCCTACACCACCCATCCCAAGGGAGAATCAGCATCCGGGACGTCATGCTGTAAAGTTTGGCACTAATTGGGGATTGGCTCCAATAGATGACAACAGTAAAAACTCCTTGCATTTGTCACAAGGAGTACTTTCTACACACAAGGAAGAGTTGGAGGATGACCACTCACCCAAGGAGCCCTTAGACAGTTTAGCCAACACGACAAATGGGTTTTGGTCTGGAAGTGATGCTGCTCCATTGGCAGGGCAATCCAAACGCTTGGTTGATATAATTCAGGTAGCTATTTTCATTCATAGGAATTTGTTCATTGATTTGACTATTAATTACTGTGCTTGGATACCTCACTATATAATTTACTGTCCTGTTGGGTTTAGACGTAACCCCCCTGCCTTAAAATAGCTccccttaaaattttttttgcctCATTACTCCAATGCAAATGGGAGAGTTCTTAGTTTTAGCATGTAAATTCCAGAACTTACAGAACAGTGTCATTACTTGCTTCTAGCTTCGTTCTTTTTGGATTACATCTGTGTTGGAGCATGTCAAACACATTCTTCATTATTCTGCGCCATTCTTGCATGGATATATTTCATGTATATATTGATTTCATTGTTAACTTGAAATTttagcttctttcttttctatgatAAAATTAACCATGGATTTACCCCACTGTAGCCCAGAGTTGTTTTGGCTTGTAATGTTAACTGTAAATCTTCACCAGTAACATCAAAACAACTGTAAAAATAGCAATCCTAATTCTACAAggttgaataaatataaaaaaataaatccattatTTAATGTAATTCCTATGAGCAGCATGCTACTTATTGGTTTTAACATCAGCATCAAAAAAAGGAGATTGATTATTATACCTTTGCTCCTTTTGAATAACTTTATTATAAGTGTTAATAATTGATTCACATATGCAGGAGGATTTCCCCCGTACTCCATCCCCTGTATATAACCAGTCTCGCTCCTTAAGCCCTGGAACAACAGATGAAGCAGCTGATCAAGATGTTTTTTTCGGTTCCTTGCATGATTCCACCGCTAGCACATCCAATGGCGTTCCATCAATTCTAGGTATGAAAAATGTTAGACTATCATTGAATGCCGATCCCTCAATCGCTCCTGTTACAAGCTCATTGTTTCTTATATGTATAGGAACCACACAACCCAAACCACCTCTCAGCAAAGGATTTTTAAATAGGGTAGGCGTTGGCGTTATTGAATCTAGAATGAAGGACCTTAATATATCTAGCCCTCAGAATCCCAAGGAGCAAAAATATCAAGAGCAGTGGCATCACAGCTACCAGAGCCATGTGCAGCAACACCAAGTCCACCAACAGCCAAGCAATgtgtttcaagttcaaaatgcCAAGTCTCAAATGGGTTCTCAAGGAGTAAATTCTGCACAAATCAGCATGGATCAACTTCTCCATGGCCCATCAACGTTCTCAGCGGAGGTGCAGTCGGTATTGCAGTCGCTTGGGTTCACACCTTCTCTTTATGGGACAACTGGCTACATGACTTCACCAAATCCATTTTACCCAAATCTTCAGGCTCCAGGATTATGTGCTCCACAATATGGTATAGGGGGGTATGCTCTGAATTCAACTGTGATTCCTCCTTATGTTGCAGGATACCCCCCTCAGGGTACGGTTTCAATGGTTTTTGATGGCTCTGCAAGTCCAAACTTTAATGCTGGAATGTCTGGGTCTTCAAGTGATGGAAGCCTTGCCCACGGAGCTGATGTGCAACATTATAACAAGTTCTATGGGCAGCTTGGATATGTAGTTCAACCTTCATTTATTGATCCTCTTTATATGCAATACTATCAACAGCCTTATGGACTAACATATAATATGTCTGGTCAATTTGATCCATTGGCATCTGGAGGTGGTGCTATTGGGAGACAAAACAATGCTCCTGCATCAAAGAAAGGATACGAGGTTGCTGCTGGTTTGGAGGACCAGAAACTGCTACACCACCAGAGAGGTGGAGTGAGTGATCTTAATCGAGGCAGAGGGCGGGTAATGAATCTTCCTTATTTTGGAAACTCACCAAACATAGGTTTATTGCAGTACCCCTCATCACCGCTTGCGAGCCCTGTTTTGCCAGGATCCCCAGTGGGGGGCACTGGTTTTTCTGGAGGGAGAAATGAAATGAGGTTCCCACCAGGAAGTGGTAGATATGCGTCTGTATGTTCTGGATGGCAAGGTCAAAGAGGACCAGAGAGTTTTAATGATcctaaaatacataattttctTGAGGAGTTGAAATCTGGCAAAGTCCGCAGATTTGAGTTGTCTGATATTGTAGGGCATATTGTCGAATTTAGGCAAGTCCTTACTGagtttgctttctttctttgtttttttttccttttctttttatgctgaAAAGCTGAATGATGAGGACGTTTTAAACATCAGTGCTGATCAACATGGTAGCCGATTTATTCAGCAGAAGTTGGAGAATTGCAGTGCTGAAGAGAAGGCATTGGTATTTAAAGAAGTTCTTCCACATGCTTCCAAATTAATGACCGATGTTTTTGGAAATTATCTTATTCAGAAAGTGAGTCTTTAAAACATGCAATTTTTTGGTGTCATGTTCACCACTTACTGGCTATGTTGATTGTCTTAgtgtccttttccttttgtatGCTTTCAGGTTTTTGAGTATGGAAGCATGGAGCAGAGGAAGGAACTTGCTAATCAGCTCACTGGTCAAATTTTGCATCTAAGTTTGCAGATGTATGGCTGTCGGGTAATCCAAAAGGTATTTGTGATTCTTGTGGGACATTGCTATCACGCATTCCTCACAACCATGtagtattttcttattttgtgtCCATGGTTTACTGCTTGCATACGAAGAAAACAAACGCATAATCATTCTATATACAAGTTGTGGCAGTAGTTATAGGAtgtttcactgttttttttacCGACTTTTATTTACTCATGTGGCACTAGATTCTTGTCCAAAGAGAAAACCTTTTTCATGCTCTAGTTAAAGCCCCTTCTCCTAGGTGCACCTAGGGTTTGCTCTAGAggcactctttttttttttttgcctctaCTTCACTAATTATGAGTTTTTATAAGCAAGCAATTCTTGCTTATTTGTCAAATTGCTGGTAGAGTCTTTCGTCCTGCAAATTTGTGGTTATTTCTATTGCCATCTGATGTAGATTACTTGCAAATTCCAGCACGTAACTGGTTATTTTCACAGGCATGGGAATGCATCCAGTCAGTGAAAGGTTAAAGTTCTGTCTTTTGATTAATGGGATATGTTTGAAACTGGCAAAGTTTCTTATGGTTTTACTTTCAAGTTAATGTTGCTAGCGCATATTGGCTAAGCTGAAACTTGCTTAACAACCCTAATTACTTGGGATTTCTGACTGTAAGTGTTGTTGAcaggctgttttttttttttcatctgaaCTTTTTACCGTATGTCTCCCTAGTGTAAGAATGGCTTACATAGAGGAACTTCTGGAAAGCTTTTGATCTACACCTAATATTTCCATAGTTTAATGCTTTTGATCTAAACCTAATATTTCCAGTCTTATACTTTCACTCATTTAGATTAAAGTGTTTTTGATTGAGTTCTTTTTCAAACTAGTTGCTTACTTGATGTTCCTCTTCTGTCATTGAATGtgtaaaagtaaacaaaaaaaaaaaaaggtaaagggAAGGAAAATGTTAATCCTGAATGGACTATTAAATTATTTAGGTACATGCTGTGAAAATTTCATAAAGTTAGGTTGTGGACCAATCTGAGTGTCTGAATAAATTGATATCCTACCTGAACCaacaaccaacaaaaaaaacccaattttgCCTGACCCAATAGGAGACAGGGGGGAGTTTTtatgaatttaggtttttttcctATGACTGTAGACTGTAGCTGTAAGGGTTTGATGTGCCGTCATTGTGCTGAAAAGTAAATATTGCTAACATATAGTCAATTGGATTTTGCGGAGGTTTGTTTGAATGATGGatattgttctgtttttttttttctttatctggtGTATTACTGAGATTGGATGTTAGATATGTAATGAATTGCTAcctattcataaaataaacttCTCCTTGTTATATTGGAATTGACATTGATTTTGATCCTGTGATGTTTCTTAGGCACTTGATGTAATCGAGCTTGATCAAAAAGCACAGCTTGTCCTTGAATTGGATGGACATGTTATGAAATGTGTACGTGATCAGAACGGTAATCATGTCATACAGAAGTGCATTGAGAGTGTTCCAGCAGAAAAAATTGGATTCATATTCTCAGCCTTCTGTGGTGAAGTTGCAACACTTTCCATGCATCCTTATGGTTGTCGTGTCATACAGGTATGTTAGGCTTGACTGGTGTGTTGGAAGCTCTCTTGCTTTCCTTTTCCTATCCCACCTTTGGTTGTCTGCAGGAACATTGTCATGAAACACTAATGCATTTGGTTTATTGCAGAGAGTTCTGGAGCATTGTGCATATGAGCTGCAATGTGAGTTCATAGTGGATGAGATCTTGGAGTCTGTCCTCATTCTTGCTCAGGACCAGTATGGAAATTATGTGACTCAGGTTAGTGTTTCTTTTGTGCTGTATCACCTTGAAATTTGTAGCAAACAATTGATTCTTCCTGTAAATGTTCGTTATGCTTAGCTTGACTTGGTTTGGTATAAGTTGAGATGGTCTGATAGTTGATTTAGTGAtgattaattttgtttggtAACTTTTGGGGGACGGAAATTGTTAACGAGGGAAGGGGACTAATATTTAAGCCTGGGGGAGGAGGAATAAGATCTCTATGCAGGTAATGTGTCATGTGTGTACCTGGCACTTTTTCTTGCATCGTATTGTTAATGGTGCATGCTTGCTCATACTAGGAAAGAAATCGTGAGCCACATGAACTCCCAATGCTCAATCTCAGAAAGGTAGATCTCATAAAGAAAGATCTGCATCCCAGTCAGAGTGGTAAGAATAGGATTTAACCTTGTTGAAAGATAGGAATTCCATGGGGCACTCTGACTTGGATGCAATTATCCAATTGAAGGATGGAAGTCAGGAATTCCATGGAGCACTCTGATTTGGATGCAATTATCCAATTGAAGGATGGAAGTCAGCTTAAACCTTCCTCCCATTCTGTATTCAATGTGATTTCCATGTTTCAATTGTTTAATGGTGATGTGAATTTACAATGAATTCCATGAAAGATGCCAAATTATCCAATGGGTTTTTACCTTATTGGATGTGAATTCCTTGTTTCAATTGTTGTATAAATAGTGATGCATGTATTCTTAACAGCATGTATTGGAGAGGGGAAAACCTCGAGAAAGATACCAGATTATTAGCAAATTGTCAGGGCATATTGTTCTACTCAGCCAGCATAAGTTTGGGTCCAATGTTGTAGAGAAATGTTTGGAATATGGTGGTGCCACTGAGCGGGAAATAATAATTCAGGAGATTCTTGGGCAGAATGAAGGAAATGATAATCTATTGGTGAGTCTAATGAagcttttttaatttggattgaaATCCTTAAGCACATCCACTTTTCTAACACATAGCTTATTTAGTCGCTCTGTGaataattacaaaactaaaatttgTGGGTTTTCTGAAAACGTATTTACAGAATGCATATTAGCAGCTGCtttttatcaccaacacaaGTTGCCAACATTCACTACTTTCAACTTCTAAATCTGATGTCTGGTGCATGTTTATGTGtgctgtttatatatatatatatatatatatatatatatatattgtaaacaaGTGGAATTCTTATGTGCCTGACATGCATCAAAGGTGAAGGGGAAGCAATGCTATTACCTGCACCAGCAATTCTAAATTGACAGTGGAGAGAAAAATGCTGTTTCTAGACTTGAAGCTAATAAACAAACATAGTTTCTCTCTATTAtttcaaactttatttaaatCATGCTTTATAATGTCCAGaaggtatatttttattatgttgggGTTTCAGTGTGAGTTGCATAACTCCCTTGTGATGCAATGATCATGATATCAAGCTTTGAATCCCTCGAATGAAGTTGTTCCAGTTAGACTATTATACCGTGCCATTTCTCTTCATAAACTTTCAAGGTAGTTGTGATGCAATGATCATGATATCAAGCTTTGAATCCCTCGTATGAAGTTGTTCCAGTTAGACTATTATACCGTGCCATTTCTCTTCACAAACTTTCAAGGCTACCAAGGATGAAAATCTTAGCATGTTTTAGGATTTCTCCgttgttcattttttttgccTGATATATGACGGTGTTCTATTATCAACTGTAAAATAAACTCACTTCTTATTTCTTTGTCTCATATGAGAATCAACTCAACTTAGCTCCAACATGTCATTTCATTAGTATGCCAGAGTCCATGATTTTACTCTGTCATTGCTATCATATATGATTTCATCTACTCTTTTTTTCCAGTTTACACATTAATATTCCATTTTTTCCCCTGAAATGTCACCAGTTCTTATACGGTTTCTTGCCCAAATATTGAGATTATGTAGGCATATGAGTAA is part of the Populus nigra chromosome 8, ddPopNigr1.1, whole genome shotgun sequence genome and harbors:
- the LOC133701491 gene encoding pumilio homolog 6, chloroplastic-like isoform X2, whose product is MDTESPLRMPSHESATFVPSTPIMAVEDLGFLRNGQRFRGSGRDAVPNRSGSAPPSMEGSFFAINNLISQQNSNLNPRLGSSNNALLAFNSEKQSYLSYYGTGASPNLRLPTPPIPRENQHPGRHAVKFGTNWGLAPIDDNSKNSLHLSQGVLSTHKEELEDDHSPKEPLDSLANTTNGFWSGSDAAPLAGQSKRLVDIIQEDFPRTPSPVYNQSRSLSPGTTDEAADQDVFFGSLHDSTASTSNGVPSILGTTQPKPPLSKGFLNRVGVGVIESRMKDLNISSPQNPKEQKYQEQWHHSYQSHVQQHQVHQQPSNVFQVQNAKSQMGSQGVNSAQISMDQLLHGPSTFSAEVQSVLQSLGFTPSLYGTTGYMTSPNPFYPNLQAPGLCAPQYGIGGYALNSTVIPPYVAGYPPQGTVSMVFDGSASPNFNAGMSGSSSDGSLAHGADVQHYNKFYGQLGYVVQPSFIDPLYMQYYQQPYGLTYNMSGQFDPLASGGGAIGRQNNAPASKKGYEVAAGLEDQKLLHHQRGGVSDLNRGRGRVMNLPYFGNSPNIGLLQYPSSPLASPVLPGSPVGGTGFSGGRNEMRFPPGSGRYASVCSGWQGQRGPESFNDPKIHNFLEELKSGKVRRFELSDIVGHIVEFSADQHGSRFIQQKLENCSAEEKALVFKEVLPHASKLMTDVFGNYLIQKVFEYGSMEQRKELANQLTGQILHLSLQMYGCRVIQKALDVIELDQKAQLVLELDGHVMKCVRDQNGNHVIQKCIESVPAEKIGFIFSAFCGEVATLSMHPYGCRVIQRVLEHCAYELQCEFIVDEILESVLILAQDQYGNYVTQHVLERGKPRERYQIISKLSGHIVLLSQHKFGSNVVEKCLEYGGATEREIIIQEILGQNEGNDNLLTMMKDQYANYVVQKILDTCTDIQRAMLLNRIRTHVHALKKYTYGKHIVARFEQQYGEENQTS
- the LOC133701491 gene encoding pumilio homolog 6, chloroplastic-like isoform X3; protein product: MDTESPLRMPSHESATFVPSTPIMAVEDLGFLRNGQRFRGSGRDAVPNRSGSAPPSMEGSFFAINNLISQQNSNLNPRLGSSNNALLAFNSEKQSYLSYYGTGASPNLRLPTPPIPRENQHPGRHAVKFGTNWGLAPIDDNSKNSLHLSQGVLSTHKEELEDDHSPKEPLDSLANTTNGFWSGSDAAPLAGQSKRLVDIIQEDFPRTPSPVYNQSRSLSPGTTDEAADQDVFFGSLHDSTASTSNGVPSILGTTQPKPPLSKGFLNRVGVGVIESRMKDLNISSPQNPKEQKYQEQWHHSYQSHVQQHQVHQQPSNVFQVQNAKSQMGSQGVNSAQISMDQLLHGPSTFSAEVQSVLQSLGFTPSLYGTTGYMTSPNPFYPNLQAPGLCAPQYGIGGYALNSTVIPPYVAGYPPQGTVSMVFDGSASPNFNAGMSGSSSDGSLAHGADVQHYNKFYGQLGYVVQPSFIDPLYMQYYQQPYGLTYNMSGQFDPLASGGGAIGRQNNAPASKKGYEVAAGLEDQKLLHHQRGGVSDLNRGRGRLNDEDVLNISADQHGSRFIQQKLENCSAEEKALVFKEVLPHASKLMTDVFGNYLIQKVFEYGSMEQRKELANQLTGQILHLSLQMYGCRVIQKALDVIELDQKAQLVLELDGHVMKCVRDQNGNHVIQKCIESVPAEKIGFIFSAFCGEVATLSMHPYGCRVIQRVLEHCAYELQCEFIVDEILESVLILAQDQYGNYVTQHVLERGKPRERYQIISKLSGHIVLLSQHKFGSNVVEKCLEYGGATEREIIIQEILGQNEGNDNLLTMMKDQYANYVVQKILDTCTDIQRAMLLNRIRTHVHALKKYTYGKHIVARFEQQYGEGITTKSCKHPLS
- the LOC133701491 gene encoding pumilio homolog 6, chloroplastic-like isoform X1 is translated as MDTESPLRMPSHESATFVPSTPIMAVEDLGFLRNGQRFRGSGRDAVPNRSGSAPPSMEGSFFAINNLISQQNSNLNPRLGSSNNALLAFNSEKQSYLSYYGTGASPNLRLPTPPIPRENQHPGRHAVKFGTNWGLAPIDDNSKNSLHLSQGVLSTHKEELEDDHSPKEPLDSLANTTNGFWSGSDAAPLAGQSKRLVDIIQEDFPRTPSPVYNQSRSLSPGTTDEAADQDVFFGSLHDSTASTSNGVPSILGTTQPKPPLSKGFLNRVGVGVIESRMKDLNISSPQNPKEQKYQEQWHHSYQSHVQQHQVHQQPSNVFQVQNAKSQMGSQGVNSAQISMDQLLHGPSTFSAEVQSVLQSLGFTPSLYGTTGYMTSPNPFYPNLQAPGLCAPQYGIGGYALNSTVIPPYVAGYPPQGTVSMVFDGSASPNFNAGMSGSSSDGSLAHGADVQHYNKFYGQLGYVVQPSFIDPLYMQYYQQPYGLTYNMSGQFDPLASGGGAIGRQNNAPASKKGYEVAAGLEDQKLLHHQRGGVSDLNRGRGRVMNLPYFGNSPNIGLLQYPSSPLASPVLPGSPVGGTGFSGGRNEMRFPPGSGRYASVCSGWQGQRGPESFNDPKIHNFLEELKSGKVRRFELSDIVGHIVEFSADQHGSRFIQQKLENCSAEEKALVFKEVLPHASKLMTDVFGNYLIQKVFEYGSMEQRKELANQLTGQILHLSLQMYGCRVIQKALDVIELDQKAQLVLELDGHVMKCVRDQNGNHVIQKCIESVPAEKIGFIFSAFCGEVATLSMHPYGCRVIQRVLEHCAYELQCEFIVDEILESVLILAQDQYGNYVTQHVLERGKPRERYQIISKLSGHIVLLSQHKFGSNVVEKCLEYGGATEREIIIQEILGQNEGNDNLLTMMKDQYANYVVQKILDTCTDIQRAMLLNRIRTHVHALKKYTYGKHIVARFEQQYGEGITTKSCKHPLS